The Methanobacterium formicicum genome includes a region encoding these proteins:
- the dph2 gene encoding diphthamide biosynthesis enzyme Dph2, translated as MTNYHFQVQQIMDNIRETRAEIVGLQFPEGLKVYATELAHQIEDKTGALVLISGDPCYGACDLSDTEMEGMVDLLIHFGHTPLPLNYKVPTLFVEAHYQLGALEILEKALEPLEGMEKIGLVTTTQHLHLLDDAAQFLEENGKKVVMDTGAGTLKGQVLGCNFSSVRDLPVDAYLYLGSGNFHPLGIKLSTQKPVIIADPYLNEVRDIEEFTDRILRIRFARITRASEAEKFGILVSSKEGQRRWELAKDLKKMIYNEGKEAYLILLDEINPSSLLPYMDLDAFVVTACPRIAIDDSKMYEKPLLTPQELEIALGLREWENYQMDEIKY; from the coding sequence ATGACTAATTACCACTTCCAAGTCCAGCAGATAATGGATAATATAAGGGAAACCAGGGCGGAAATTGTTGGTTTACAATTTCCCGAAGGTCTTAAAGTCTATGCCACAGAGCTGGCCCATCAGATAGAAGATAAAACCGGGGCCCTGGTGTTGATATCAGGTGATCCCTGTTACGGGGCATGTGACCTTTCGGACACTGAGATGGAGGGTATGGTGGATTTATTAATTCATTTTGGACACACACCACTCCCCCTCAATTATAAGGTTCCCACACTCTTTGTGGAAGCCCATTACCAGTTGGGGGCCCTGGAAATTTTGGAAAAGGCACTGGAACCCCTGGAAGGTATGGAGAAAATCGGTCTGGTGACCACCACCCAGCATCTGCATCTTTTGGATGATGCCGCCCAGTTCCTGGAGGAAAATGGTAAGAAGGTTGTAATGGATACTGGTGCCGGTACACTGAAGGGCCAGGTATTGGGATGTAATTTTTCATCGGTCCGGGATCTGCCGGTGGATGCCTATCTTTACCTGGGCAGTGGTAACTTCCACCCCCTGGGTATAAAACTTTCCACACAAAAGCCAGTGATTATAGCTGACCCCTACCTCAATGAAGTAAGGGATATTGAAGAATTCACTGATAGGATTCTCAGGATAAGGTTTGCCCGCATAACCCGGGCCTCGGAGGCTGAAAAATTCGGAATACTCGTATCCTCTAAGGAAGGTCAGCGCCGGTGGGAACTGGCAAAAGATTTAAAGAAGATGATATATAATGAAGGCAAGGAAGCCTATCTAATACTTCTGGATGAAATAAACCCCTCAAGTTTACTGCCTTACATGGATTTAGATGCATTTGTAGTAACTGCTTGTCCTCGAATAGCAATTGATGACTCTAAAATGTATGAAAAACCACTTTTAACTCCTCAGGAGCTTGAGATTGCCCTGGGGTTGAGGGAGTGGGAGAATTACCAAATGGATGAGATTAAATACTAA
- a CDS encoding exosome complex RNA-binding protein Csl4: protein MKAKNGDFVLPGDPLGVTEEFLPSEWTYDDHGEIRSLVAGTVTIDQKNKKIAIIPKTKSPAILKKGDVVLGQIREVRGQRALVDVDGIKDSKRSLPITFLGAIHISQARKGYVDKLTDDFHIGDIIQARVTKVMGVDNADLTTAESELGVLKAMCTNCRHFMKQIGKKEVKCPNCGRKETRNISSNYEG, encoded by the coding sequence ATGAAAGCAAAAAACGGAGATTTCGTTCTTCCCGGCGACCCTTTAGGTGTCACTGAGGAGTTTCTCCCGTCAGAATGGACCTATGATGACCATGGTGAAATCAGGTCCCTGGTGGCGGGAACAGTAACCATAGACCAGAAAAACAAAAAAATAGCTATAATTCCCAAAACAAAATCCCCTGCAATTCTTAAAAAAGGGGACGTAGTTTTAGGACAGATAAGAGAAGTTCGAGGGCAAAGAGCGTTAGTAGATGTGGATGGAATAAAAGACAGTAAAAGAAGTCTGCCCATCACTTTCCTCGGCGCCATACACATCTCCCAGGCCAGAAAGGGATACGTGGATAAACTGACTGATGATTTCCATATTGGGGACATTATACAGGCCCGGGTCACCAAGGTCATGGGAGTGGATAACGCTGATTTAACCACTGCTGAAAGTGAACTCGGCGTTTTAAAGGCTATGTGCACTAACTGCCGACATTTCATGAAACAGATAGGTAAAAAAGAAGTAAAATGTCCTAACTGTGGTAGAAAGGAGACCAGAAACATCTCTTCTAATTATGAGGGATAG
- a CDS encoding DNA-directed RNA polymerase subunit L encodes MKIITDKKNELEIEITGETHSLCNALRKTLMEDKDVEAAAYVIEHPIIGEPKLYIKAKNPRKSLKIAAETLKSRCDEFKEFIESDADGKSKGKKAKKTKKTTKKTTKKKK; translated from the coding sequence ATGAAAATTATAACAGATAAAAAGAATGAATTGGAAATAGAAATCACTGGAGAAACCCATTCCCTTTGTAATGCTCTGCGGAAGACCCTTATGGAAGATAAGGATGTAGAAGCTGCGGCGTACGTGATTGAACACCCTATTATCGGGGAGCCAAAACTATACATAAAGGCCAAAAACCCTAGAAAATCCCTGAAAATTGCAGCAGAAACTCTAAAATCACGATGTGATGAATTTAAAGAATTCATAGAATCTGATGCTGATGGAAAATCTAAAGGAAAAAAAGCCAAAAAGACCAAAAAAACCACCAAAAAAACCACCAAAAAGAAAAAGTGA
- a CDS encoding DUF99 family protein, which yields MENLKEKKPKRPKKPPKKPPKRKSESEGFKNIKRFRNIKPEIRILGVDDGPFVPHSGEQVMLIGTLFRAGNWLDGVLRTHITVDGTDATGSLIELVNDSRHWEQLGVMMLDGITFGGFNVVNIREIFQGTGVPVIVIMRKYPDLPRIKKALKNFPDWEERWDHILQAGEIFEVKVPGQEPIYMQICGLSEEDAREIVKLSATRSAIPEPIRVAHIIAAGVTTGESKGNA from the coding sequence ATGGAAAATCTAAAGGAAAAAAAGCCAAAAAGACCAAAAAAACCACCAAAAAAACCACCAAAAAGAAAAAGTGAATCTGAAGGTTTCAAAAATATTAAGCGATTCCGAAATATCAAGCCAGAGATAAGAATTCTGGGTGTGGATGATGGCCCCTTTGTTCCCCACAGTGGAGAACAGGTCATGCTTATCGGGACCCTCTTCCGGGCCGGGAACTGGTTGGACGGAGTTCTCCGCACGCATATAACCGTGGATGGCACCGATGCCACAGGATCCCTAATCGAACTGGTTAATGACTCCCGGCACTGGGAACAACTGGGGGTTATGATGCTGGATGGAATCACCTTTGGTGGATTTAACGTAGTAAACATCCGTGAGATATTCCAGGGCACTGGGGTGCCAGTCATCGTTATTATGCGTAAGTATCCCGATTTACCCCGTATTAAAAAGGCTTTAAAGAATTTCCCTGATTGGGAGGAGAGATGGGACCATATTCTCCAGGCTGGAGAGATATTTGAAGTCAAGGTCCCTGGTCAGGAACCCATCTACATGCAGATCTGTGGCCTCAGTGAGGAAGATGCCCGGGAGATTGTGAAACTATCTGCAACCCGGAGTGCTATTCCCGAACCAATCAGAGTGGCCCATATCATCGCCGCAGGGGTGACTACGGGTGAATCTAAAGGAAATGCCTGA